The nucleotide sequence GCTACCTCATCACCGAGCCCGGAGTGGGGTACCGCTTCCAGGGCTGACCCGGGCTGACTCCCCGTGGTGACCCGCGGTGATTGCTCCGGCTGACTCTCGCGGCGGGGGTGGGGCACTGGTACGACGGGCCGGGTCTCGTCTGCCCGCCGGGCCGCGGGCCCCGCTGGCTGGTATGACGGGCCGGGTCTCGTCTGCCCGTCGGGCGGCTGGTAGGACGCTCGAGCGTCATACCGCCAGGTTCACGGTCATACCAGCCGGCGGGCGCGGGGCACTGGTATGACGGGCCGGGTCTCGTCTGCCCGCCGCCCCGCTGGCCCCGCTGGCTGGTATGACGGGCCGGGTCTCGTCTGCCCGTCGGGCGGCTGGTAGGACGCTTGAGCGTCATACCGCCAGGTTCACGGTCATACCAGCCGGGGGCGCGGGGCACTGGTAGGACGGGCCGGGTCTCGTCTGCCCGCCGCCCCGCTGGCTGGTATGACGGGCCGGGTCTCGTCTGCCCGTCGGGCGGCTGGTAGGACGCTTGAGCGTCATACCGCCAGGTTCACGGTCATACCGCCAGGTTCACGGTCATACCAGCCGGGGGCGCTGTCGTACCAGAGCGCCGGGGCGAGGTCTCAGACGACGAGTTCGGCCGAGGTGATGACGTCGGCGTAGTGGCCGGCCAGCGCAGCCAGGAACGCCGCGTGGACATCCGCTGCTGCCACCGTCCGGCCGCGGAACGTGAGATCCGGGGCGGCACAGGCGTCGGCGACCACCGTCACCGAGAGTCCGGAGTCCACTGCGGCGCGGACGGTGGCATCGATGCAGACACTGGTCATCATGCCCATGACGACCAGTTCGTCGATACCACCCTCCTTCAGCTTCTCCGACAGGTTGGTCTCGAGGAACGCGTTGGGGTGCGTCTTGACGATGATCGTCTCGTGCTCCAGCGGCGTGACCGCCGAATGGATCTCGACGCCCGTGGTGCCGGGTCGCATGTAGCCGGCCTCGGGGTCGTCCCAGACGTGCTGGACGTGGATCACCGGCTGGTTGTCCTGTCGGAATCGTTGCAACACAGTCCCTGCCACCTGCGCGGCGGCCTCGGGGCCGACGAGCGGGGATCCACCGCCGGGGAAGTAGTCGTTCTGGATGTCGATGATCAGCAACGCCTTGGTCACGCTGTTCTCCCACTCGGGTCCGGTGTCGGCCACGGTGCCGCTCCTGATTCCGACCCTATCCCTGGCGCGGGTCGCGGGTCGCTGGCGCGGGTCGCGGGTCGCGGGTCGCGAGAAGCTGCGGGGATGTCGGAGCAGCCGGTGCCTCAGCCGCGCACAGCAGCGTCGACGGCGTGATGCTCGGCCAGGTCCCGGAGGTACCCGGCCAGCAGGTGCGGCGTCTCGACCTGCGGAACGTGGCCGGTACCGGGCATCGACTCGAACTGCGCACCCGGGATGGCGGCCGCGAAGGCCCGGCCGTAGTCGGGGTCGACGATCCGGTCGCTCTCGCCCCACAGCACCAGCGTGGGAACCGTGACCGCGATGAGCCTTTCGGCGAGGGTCGGGTCGCTCATCGAGGGTGCACCGCCGTACACGGCCAGGGCTGCACGGTTACCCGCCATGATCGCCATCTGCGCCTCCGAGGCCGGCGGCAACCGGAACACCGAGGGGTCGTGATAGCTCAGCTCGGCCACTTCGGTCAGGGTCAGCGAGAAGAAATCGGCGACAGGGTGGCCGGGGACCTCGATGCCGACGGCGTCCACCAGCACGACGGAGGCGATGCGGTTCGATGGCAGCAGGGCCATCTCCGCTGCGATCCAACCGCCGATCGAGTTGCCCACGACGATGACGTCGTGCAGGTCCATCGCCTCGAGCAGCCCGACGTAGAGGACTGCGAGGTCATGGATCGTGCTGAACTCCGCCGGTCGGCCGGTCCCGCCGAATCCGGGATGGGTCGGAGTGATGACCCGCACCGGCCGTTCGGTGGCCAACAGATCGGCGAACGCGGTCACCGACTGCGGACCTGCGCCGCCGTGCAGCATCAGGACGATGCGACCCCGTCCGCGGTCCGTCGTCAGCACCTCGACGTCTGTGCCGTTGATCGGGAGGGTGCACGCGTCGGAACGGGTCGGGTTGCTCATGGTGGTCACCATATATCATCATCCTGATATAAATAAGCTGACTGAGGATCAGTCCTCACGCCATGCAACGACCCGGGCAGATGCAACGACCGGCTCAGACCCGTTCCTGCGCAGCCACCCGTTGGCGGCAGAGCACCAGGTAGCCGAAGAACCCGATCGCGAGCGACAACACGATGCCCAGGTTGGACGAGGCCCACGAGCCGGTGCGGCCGCCCAACCCGAACGGCCCCAACAGGTATCCCTGCCACGACAGCCAGTTCACCTGGTTGACCACCAGTCCGAATCCGCCGAACGACCCCACCAGCATGAGGAGCACCGCGGCCCAGTTGACCGCGCCGTAACGGCCGCGGCTGGTGTAGAGGTCGTCATCGACGTAGTCGCTGCGGCGCAACAACAGGTCGGCCAGGAAGATGCCGGTCCAGGCCGCGATCGGCACACCGAGGGTGATCAGGAAACCGAAGAAGGAACCGAAGAAGTTGCCGGGGGCGACCCAGACGAGATAGATGGTGCCCAGCACCATGATCACGCCGTCGATCAGCACGGCCGAGTAGCGGGCGATCCTGAGCCCGAGACTCAACAGCGCCAGGCCGGAGGAATAGATGTCCAGCACCGCGCCCCCGATCTGGCCGAGCAACGCCACGAGGATGAACGGAATCAGGTACCAGGTCGGGAGAATGGTGCCAAGGCCGCCGATCTGGCTGGCGCCGACGGCGGTCGCCAGCGCCGGGCTGGAGCCGGTCAGCAGCAGACCGAACAGGATCAGGAAGACCGGCCCGATGGCCCCGCCCAGGGTGGTCCACCCGATGACGCGGGAACCCCTGACGGTCGTGGGAAGGTAGCGGCTGTAGTCGGCGCCGGTGTTGGTCCAGCTCAGGCCGAAGAGGGTGAAGCCGATGACCAGCGCACCGATGAACGCCGAGATCCCCCCAGTGGGAAGCCTTCTCAGGACGGTCACGTCGATGTGCTTGAACGTCAGGACGAGATAGCCGATCGTCAGGACGATCATCACCAGGGTGATGTACTTCTGGAATCTCATCACGGTGTCGAAGCCCAGGAACCCGGCGGTACCGATCACCGTGGCGACGACGACGAAGGCGATCACCCTGGTCAGGACCCCATCGCTCCACCCCAGTCGCAGGAAGACCGTGTCCACCGCGAAGATGCACAGCACCACCGTCACCGTCTCGAATCCGACCAGGAGCAGATAGCTGACCAGGGTCGGGAGCTTGTTGCCGAGGAAGCCGAAGGCGGCGCGGGACAGCACCATGGTCGGGGCCGATCCCCGCTTGCCGGCGAGCGAGGTGAAGCCGACGAGCAGGTACGACAGGACGATGCCGATGACGCCGGCGATCAGGGCCTGCCAGAACGAGACGTTGGCGAACAGGAGATACACGGCGTACCCCATGCCGAGCACGCCGATGTTGGCGCCACACCATGGCCAGAAGAGGTCGGACGCCTGACCCTTTCGCTCCACCGGAGCGATGACGTTGATGCCGTTCCGTTCGATCGTGGGGGTGATCGCCGGCAATTCCGGTAGATCGGGTTGACGGTCGGGTCTTGCAGTGGTGGTCATCTCGGAGGCCTTTCCAGCGCGGCGGCGAACGGTCGACGTGAGAGCCCGGACCATTCGCCGACGACAGTGACGGCTAGGTCCGCGCGAATCGATCCACTGCAGACAGCGCCGCAGGATCGGGAGACACCGGGACGCAGGACGCCGGCTCACCCGATGCACGAACACCGGGCCCGCCGCCCTGCCGGCGATGTCGTCCCGCGAACAGCGCAGCCGTGGCCACGATTCGGCCGCTCGCCACGGCCACTCCGATCGCCACGACTCCTCCGACTGTGCGTGCTCGAGCCGGGTGGGCTCCGATGGAAATGGGGTGGTCCGAGGTTAGAGCCAGCGTCGCGGGTAGGTCAAAGATCAGCCGGATCACGCCCGCTCGGGTACTGACAGCCACCTGTGGGTCTGCCATGATGTGCCTCACCGGGGACACCCACCGGGGACACCCACCGGCATCACCGGGCAACAACCACCGGGCGGTCATCGTCCGGCACCGGGCGCGACGAGCAGAATCGGGGAGACCAGAATGCTGTACCTGGACGGGATCGTCGGCCTCGCGCTTCTCGCGCTCTGGGTGTTCTGCCTGGTCGACGTGATCGGGACGCCCACCGATGCGGTCCGCAACCTGCCGAAGTTGCTGTGGCTCGTCGTGATCATCTTCCTGTCCTGGATCGGCTGCCTGCTCTGGTTCTTCTTCGGGCGCCCCCAGGTGGGTCGGCAGGCCACCACCGGCTTCTACGAGGGCGCCCAGTCCAAGGGTTTTCCCGAGTACGAGCGGCTGGGCCGCTCCACCGCCGGCGACAGTGCCGCCGATGCGGAGTTCCTCCGGCAGTGTCGGGAACGCGCGGAGTTGCAGCGGGTCCGCTACCAGCAGAGCCGTCGGGACGACCCGGAGCAGAACTAGGGCGCGCTACGGTCACTGCGCGTCGTAGGCAGCCAGGAGCTGATCCGCCGCCGCCGCGGCCGAGAGCCGGCCGTCGCCGACGGACGCGGTGATCGTGTCCCGGATCGCCGAGATGCCGGCGGACCGGCGGAGCCGCTGGTCCAGTTCGTCACGCACCAGGGCCCACGTTAGGTCGATCTGCTGGGCGGCACGTTTCGCGGCCAGCCCGACGGACCCGAGGTCGTCTCGGTGCGCCGAGACGGCGACCCAGAGCTCCGGTAGACCGGCACCGGTCATCCCCGAGCAGGTGAGCACCGGTGGAACCCAGCCGTCCCGGCCCCGGACCAGCCGCACCGCTCCGCCCAGCTCGCGCGCCGTCGCCCCGGCCTCGATCAGGTGCTCACCGTCGGACTTGTTGACCGCGATGACGTCGGCCAGCTCGATGACGCCCTTCTTGATGCCCTGCAACTGATCTCCGGTGCGGCTCAGGGTCAGCAGCAGGAAGGTGTCCACCATCGCGGCGACCGTGGTCTCGGACTGGCCGACGCCGACGGTCTCCACGATCACCACGTCGAAACCGGCGGCCTCCAGCACGGTGATGGCCTGGGCGGTGGCCCGGGCGACCCCGCCGAGCGTGCCGGCGTTCGGGGAGGGCCTGATGTAGGCGTTCGGCTCGCCGGAAAGGCGCGGCATCCTGGTCTTGTCACCGAGTACGGAGCCGCCGGTGCGTGAGCTGGAGGGATCGACCGCCAGGACCCCGACCCGATGCCCGGCGGCGGTCAGCGTGCAGCCGAGCGATTCGATCAGCGTCGACTTGCCGGCTCCGGGCGCGCCCGAGATCCCGACCCGTACCGCTCCGCCCGCATGCGGCGACAACAGCGCGTAGAGCTTCCTCGCGGCCACCCGATGATCGGTCCTGGTCGATTCCATCAGGGTGATCGCGCGCGACATGGCGGCTCGGCCCCGAACGGTCCCCGGGTCGTCCAGGATGGCCGTCGCCAGGGCTTCCGGATCCGGCCCGGACACGGAGGTCAACGGTGTGTCATCTCGCCGGGGTCAGGGCGGCGGACAATCTGGCGAGCAGGTCCAGCGCCGACTCGGCGATGACGGTGCCGGGACCGAAGACGGCGACCGCACCGGAGGCCATCAGCTCCGGGATGTCATCGGGTGGCACCACTCCGCCCACGACGATCAGGATGTCCGGACGTCCGGCCGCGGCCAGCGCCGCACGCAGCAGCGGCACCAGCGTCAGGTGGCCACCGGCCAGCGAGGACACCCCGACGACGTGCACGTCGGCGTCGACCGCCTGGGCCGCCACCTCTTCCGGTGTGGAGAACAGGGGCCCGACGTCGACGTCGAAGCCCAGGTCGGCGAACGCGGTGACGATCACCTTCTGCCCGCGGTCGTGTCCGTCCTGACCCATTTTGGCCACCAGGATGCGCGGGCGACGGCCCTGCTCGACCTCGAAACGAGCGCTCGCCGCCAGCACGGCGTCGATGCTCGCCCGCCCGGCGCCGGCGGTGGATGCCTCGGCCCGGTACACCCCGGAAATGGTACGGATGACCGCGGAGTGACGCCCGTAGACCTCTTCCAGTGCGTCGGAGATCTCGCCGACCGTCGCCCTCGCCCTGGCCGCCCGGACGGCGAGTTCCAGCAGGTTGCCGGACAGGTCGGCGCCCTGCCGGTAGGGAACGGCGGCCGCCGTCGTCAACGCGGCGAGGGCATCGGCCACCGCCTGGGGATCGCGCTCCGCCCGCAGCCTGAGCAGGCGGGCGATCTGTGCTTCGCGCACCGTGTGGTTGTCGACCTTGAGCACGTTGAGCGGCTCGTCGGTGGACGGCGGGTAGGTGTTCACCCCGATGACGGCCTGCGCGCCCGTGTCGATGCGGGCCTGGGTGCGGGCGGCCGCCTCCTCGATGCGCATCTTCGGCAGTCCGGCCTCGATGGCCTTGGCCATGCCACCGGCGGCCTCGACCTCCTGGATCCGGGCCCACGCCAGTTCGGCCAGATCGTGGGTCAGCCGCTCCACGTAGTACGACCCTCCCCAGGGGTCGATGATGCCGGTGGTGCCTGATTCCTGCTGGAGCACCAGCTGGGTGTTCCGGGCGATGCGGGCCGAAAAATCGGTCGGCAGCGCGATCGCTTCGTCCAGGGCGTTGGTGTGCAGCGACTGGGTGTGGCCCTGGGTGGCGGCCATCGCCTCGATGCAGGTGCGCGCCACGTTGTTGAAGGGATCCTGGGCCGTGAGCGACCACCCGGAGGTCTGGCAGTGGGTCCGCAGCGAGGTCGACTTCGGATTCGTGGCATCGAGTTCGGTGACCAGGCGGCACCACAGGGCCCGGGCCGCACGCAGCTTGGCGACCTCCATGAAGAAGTTCATGCCGGTACCGAAGAAGAAGCTCAGCCGCGGGGCGAACGCATCGATGTCGAGCCCGGCCGCCTTCCCGGTGCGCAGATATTCCAGTCCGTCCGCGAGGGTGTACGCCAGTTCGAGATCGGCGGTCGCACCTGCCTCCTGGATGTGATAACCGGAGATCGAGATCGAATTGAACTTCGGCATCTTCGCCGCGGTGTAGGTGAAGATGTCGGAGATGACCCGCATCGACGGTTCCGGCGGATAGATGTAGGTGTTGCGGACCATGAATTCTTTGAGGATGTCGTTCTGGATGGTGCCCGCCAACTGCTCGGGCGCGACGCCCTGCTCCTCCGCGGCCACGATGTACAGGGCCAGGATCGGCAGCACCGCACCGTTCATCGTCATCGAGACGCTGATCTCCGCCAGCGGGATGCCGTCGAACAGCTGCCGCATGTCCAGGATGGAATCGATGGCCACACCGGCCATCCCGACGTCACCGGCCACCCGGGGATGATCTGAGTCGTAGCCGCGGTGGGTCGGTAGATCGAAGGCGACCGAGAGACCCTTCTGGCCGGCCGCGAGGTTGCGCCGGTAGAACGCGTTCGACTCGCCCGCGGTGGAGAAGCCGGCGTACTGACGGATCGTCCACGGTTGGGTGGTGTACATGGTCGGGTACGGTCCCCGCAGGAATGGCGGCAGCCCGGGGTAGGTCTCCAGGGCGTCCAGGCCCGCCAGATCCTCCGCCGTGTAAAACTCCTGCACCGCAATGCCTTCGGGCGAGAGCCACGGCTCTGCCCTTGGGGGGCCGGGGATCGGCTCTGGGCCGGGCTCCGCCGATTCCAGGGGAAGGTCGGCGAAGGATTTCGGAATGGTCATCGGTAGGCCCCCTCGTCGGGCAGCTGGGCCCTGGTCCGCTGCAGGAAGGCGACCACGTCGTCGCCGATCGCCAGGCTGTCGTCGACCAGTTGCGCCAGTTCGGGTTTCGGTCGCCCGGCCAGGATCACCCACTGGGCTCCGTTGGTGCGCAGGGCCCAGATGGCGGCGGGGCCGTCGGCGTCGTAGGCCGCGTCCGTACCGGCGAGGCAGACCACCGCCGATCCGTCGTAGCGGCTCAGCATCTCCGCCACCGTGGTGTTCCCGCCCGCCGTCGTCGTGTCGATACCACCGGTGGCCAGGGTGTTGCGGGCGAAGCTCGCGCGAGCGGTGTGCGCGGCCACCTCACCGAGGGTGGCCAGGAAAACCGTTGTTCCGCAGGGATTGTCCCGCATCGATTCGAAGTCGGCGGCCCAGCCGGCCGGCTCCGGATGCTCGAACGGGCGCCGACGGAGCCGGGGTTCCCGCGGCTGCGGGAACTCGCTCACGCCCGTGACGGCCTGCCTGCGGGTACTCAGACGTCGTCGGCGTTCGGCCGCCACGGTGGCCCAACGGCCCGCGACCGAGCCGTCGGCCAGCGCGGCGAGGATCCCGCCGGCGGCTTCGATCCGCTGGAACTCGGCCCATCCGGCCGCGGCCAGTTCGTCGGTCAGCGCCTCGACGGCGTGGGCGCCACCGCCCGGATCGGCCGCGATCGCCACCCCGGCCTCGGACAGCAGGAGTGAGGAGGTGTTGCGGGCCAGTCGGCGTCCGAGGGATTCCGGGATACCGAGGGCGGAGTCGAACGGCAGCACCGTCACGGCAGCGGCCCCACCGACACCGGCAGCGAACGCAGAGATGGTGCCGCGCAACAGATTGGTCCACGGGTCGTACCGGGTGATCATCGGCCAGGAGGTGACGCCGTGCTGCGCCTGGGCCCGGGCGGCCGGGGCGGCGCCGGAGAGCTGCGCGACCCGGCGCCAGAGCGTCCGGGCCGCGCGGAATTTCGCCATCGTGACGAACTGGTCCGCGGTCGCGGCGTAGCGGAACTCCAGCAGTTGCAGGGCCACCTCGAGCGGCATGCCCGCCTCGGTCATGCGGCGGAGGTAGGCCACCCCGACCGCCAGGCTGTAGCCGAGCTCGCCGACCTCGGCGGCGCCGGCGTCATGGGCGACGGTGGCATCGACGACGATGCCGCGGACGCCCAACCGCACGGCGAGATCGGCGATCGCCGTCAGGTCCGTCAGATCCGGGGCAAGATGCGCCAGAGCAGCGGCAAGATCCGTCAGGGCCGGCGCCGGGCCGGTGGTGCCCGGCGCCGGGGCCGTCTGCTCCGGTGCGGAAGCGAACCGGACGGACTGCCCGATCGGGTCGGCACCGAGATTGCAGAACGGATGCGGGCCCTCGCCGCGCGGGAGCAGATCGGCGAGCGCCCAGGCGGCCTGGATCGGCGTCACACCGCCACCGGCCTGCACGATGACCGGGGCGAGGTCCAGATAGACCTCGTCGAGCACCAGGGGCAGGTCCTCCAGGCGAGTCCCGTTGCCGCCCAGCGTGATCCACAGTGACGTGACTCCGTTGGACAGGTCCTCGATCACCGTGGACGCAGCCTTGGTGGCGTCCGGGTCGACCACCCGGCCGCGGATGTCCCAGCCACGGGTGGCCGGCCGGCGGGGGGCCCCACGGGTGAACGGCTCCACCCCGGGGTCTTCGCGGTCGGCTCGGCGGGGGGCCATGGCCGGGATCCGGAGTCCGTCGACCGTCGTTCGGGCCAGCAGTTCCTCCGGGCTGCCCGCGCGTCCGGACCTGGCCAGGACGGCCTGGGCGGCCCGCTCCCAATCGTCGCGCGTGGCCACCGGCGCGCCGGAGAGCCGCAGGTGCGCTTCGTCGAGCTGATCGACCATGGGCTGATAGTAGGAGAAAGGCACCCGGTTGCCACGCATCGGGGCGCCGAACGGTCCCCGGTGCTACCCGGACCGGGTCACGGCAGGTCCCAGGTGTGCACGGGCTCGTTGGAATGCATGCCGATCGAGTAGAGCCGCAACATCTCGGTGAGGGCCCGGTCCCGGGTCATCCCGGTGGCCTCGAGCCGACCCACCGTCTCGCTCTGCCACCACGATCCGTTGCGCCGTAGCTTGCACCGTTCCTCGACGATGCCCAGGTAGCGATCCCGGGTGGTCGCCCCGACGCCCCAGCGTTCGAGCCCCTGCTCGGCCAACGGCAGCAGATGACGCAGGATCAGTTCGTCCCAGCTGACCTCGCCGAAACCGGGCCAGTAGAAGATCGCGTCGATGCCGAGTCTGGCCCCCTCATCGAAGTTCGCCTTGGCCGCGTCGAACGACATCTTCGTCCAGACCGGACGATCTTCCGCGGCCAGCATCCTGACCGCTCCGTAGTAGAAGGCCGCATTGGCCAGCACGTCCACGACGGTCGGTCCGGCCGGCAGCACCCGGTTCTCCACCCGCAGGTGCGGGACGCCGTCGACCACGTCGTAGACCGGGCGGTTCCAGCGGTACACCGTCCCGTTGTGCAGCCGGAGTTCCTGCAGCCGTGGGGCCTGGCCGGCGGCCAGGACCGCCTCCGGCTCTTCGTCAGTGGTCTCGGGCAGCAGCGCCGGGAAGTAACGGACGTTCTCCTCGAACAGATCGAAGATCGAGGTGATCCAGCGCTCGCCGAAGAACACCGGCGGCCGGACGCCCTGGTTGCGCAGCTCGGGGGATCGGGTGTCGGTCGCCTGCAGGAACAGCTCCGTCCTGGTCTCGGCCCAGAGTCTCCTGCCGAACAGGAACGGTGAGTTGGCCCCGAGTGCCAGCTGTGGGCCGGCCAAGGCCTGGGCGGCGTTCCAGGTGGCCGCGAAGTCCTCGGGCGACACCTGCAGGTGCAGCTGCACCGACGTGCAGGCCGACTCGGGGGCGATGGTGTCGGCGAACATCTTCAGACTCTCGACGCCGGTGATGTCGAGCTCGAGGTCCTCTCGGCGTTGCGCGAAGATCGCGTCGCTCAGTGCCGCGTAGCGGGGGTTCGCGCTCATCCAGTCGTGGTGGAAGTGCTCCGGCCGCAGTGTCGGCAGGATCCCGATCGAGATGATCTCCGACCCCGACTGGTTGGCCATCGCCTCTGCGTGGTTCATCGAGTCGCGGAGCATCTTCTCCAGGTCCAGCAACGAGTCGCCGGTCAGCGGTCCGGGCGGGACGTTGAGTTCGATGTTGTACTGGCCCAGTTCGGTCTGGTACGCCGGATCGGCGATGGCGGCCAGCACCCGGGCATTGGCCATGTCCGGCTGCCAGTCCCGGTCGACGAGGTTCAACTCGATCTCCAGCCCGGTGAGCGGTTCGTCGAAGTCGAACTTGTGCTCGGCCAGCATCCTCTCGAAGACATCCAGGCAACGTCGGACCTTCTCGCGGTAGCGCTGACGCTGCTCCCTGGTGAACGAACCGCTGGAGATGTCGTCGCCCATGGTTCCTCCGGTGTGCTGGGTCACCTCGCTGCGCGGCCATCGCCGTCACCCACCCGGCCACGCCCGTCACAGCCAACCACACGGGTAACGTGGCCCGCGTCCCGGCTCGTGCGCCCGATGGCAGGGGCATGGCGGGACCGGGCAGCACAAGTGAACGATCCTCGATGATGGCGGGCAGATGACCTCCTCCGGCGCGATGGCGCAGCTCCAGATCCCGACCGACCTCGGTGCCGGGCGCGGCCCCGAGTGGCTCGACGCCTACCTGGCCGGTGGGTTGGACGGCCTCGTCGCACTGCGCCGGCAGATCCACTCGCACCCCGAACTGGCCCGGAGCGAGTCGGGGACCTCGGAGTTGATCCTGAACGCCCTCGCCACCGCCGGCATCAGCGGGAAGCTGCTGCCCGTGGGGACCGGGGTGGTGGCCGAGATCGGTTCCGGTGAAAGGGTCATCGCGCTGCGGGCCGACATCGACGCCCTGCCACTGCGGGAGGCGTCCGGACTCCCCTTCGCCTCCAGCGTGCCGGGGATCTGCCACGCGTGCGGTCACGACGTGCACACGACGGCGCTGATCGGCGCGGCGCAGGCCCTGGCCCGGGCAGGCGATCTGCCGGGACGGGTCAGGCTGATCTTCCAGCCGGCCGAGGAGGTGATGCCGGGCGGCTCGCACGACGTCATCGTGGCGGGGCTGTTGGAGGGCGTGGAGAAGATCTTCACGATCCACTGCGATCCACGGCTGGAGGTCGGCCGGGTGGGGTTGCGGGCCGGTCTGATCACCTCGACCAGTGACGTCGTGGAGGTACTGCTGACGGGCCCCGGTGGCCACACCGCGCGTCCCCACCTCACCGCCGATCTGATCTACGCCCTCGGCCTGGTGATCACCGGACTGCCCGCGCTGCTCACCCGCCGGATGAACCCGCGGTCGGTCCCGGTGATGGTGTGGGGCAACGTCAGGTCCGGGATCGCCGACAATGCGATCCCCGAATCAGGGTCGTTGCGCGGCACCCTGCGTCTGATGGACCGCGCCGGCTGGGACCTGGCCGAACCGCTGGTCCGGGAACTGGTCGCCGACCTGCTCGCCCCGACCAGGGTCGGCTTCACCGTCAACTACCTGCGCGGGGTCCCTCCGGTGGACAACGACGCGGCCTGCACCGCAGTCCTGGCGGCCGCGGTGGGCGCCGCCGTCGGCGCGGGAGGGGTTGCGGTGGCGGAGCAGTCGACCGGCGCCGAGGACTTCGCGGAGTTCCTGGGCTACGCCCCCGGAGCGCTGGCCAGGCTGGGCGTCTGGGATGGCGTCGGACCGCAGGTCGACCTCCACTCGCCGGGGTTCTGGGCCGACGAGCGGGCCATCGCCGTCGCCGTCCGGCTCTTCGTGCACACCGCACTCGAGTCGCTCTCTCTACCACCGTCAGCACCGGATCGAGCGGTTGGCTAAAGCGGGCAAATCAGACAAAAATGGCCCATAGCCAACCGCTCGACGGGGGTTTGGGGGGCGCGCGGGGCGGGGGGCGGGGGCTCAGGTGCCGTTCGACCGGCAGGGCCGGCGGCGCATCTGGGCGACGTACTCGGTCGGCGCGTCTGCAGCCTCGGCCGCGTCCGCGATGACACCGAGGTAACGCGCGGACGGCACGCCGCCC is from Nakamurella sp. PAMC28650 and encodes:
- a CDS encoding glutamate-cysteine ligase family protein, whose protein sequence is MGDDISSGSFTREQRQRYREKVRRCLDVFERMLAEHKFDFDEPLTGLEIELNLVDRDWQPDMANARVLAAIADPAYQTELGQYNIELNVPPGPLTGDSLLDLEKMLRDSMNHAEAMANQSGSEIISIGILPTLRPEHFHHDWMSANPRYAALSDAIFAQRREDLELDITGVESLKMFADTIAPESACTSVQLHLQVSPEDFAATWNAAQALAGPQLALGANSPFLFGRRLWAETRTELFLQATDTRSPELRNQGVRPPVFFGERWITSIFDLFEENVRYFPALLPETTDEEPEAVLAAGQAPRLQELRLHNGTVYRWNRPVYDVVDGVPHLRVENRVLPAGPTVVDVLANAAFYYGAVRMLAAEDRPVWTKMSFDAAKANFDEGARLGIDAIFYWPGFGEVSWDELILRHLLPLAEQGLERWGVGATTRDRYLGIVEERCKLRRNGSWWQSETVGRLEATGMTRDRALTEMLRLYSIGMHSNEPVHTWDLP
- a CDS encoding amidohydrolase, with protein sequence MTSSGAMAQLQIPTDLGAGRGPEWLDAYLAGGLDGLVALRRQIHSHPELARSESGTSELILNALATAGISGKLLPVGTGVVAEIGSGERVIALRADIDALPLREASGLPFASSVPGICHACGHDVHTTALIGAAQALARAGDLPGRVRLIFQPAEEVMPGGSHDVIVAGLLEGVEKIFTIHCDPRLEVGRVGLRAGLITSTSDVVEVLLTGPGGHTARPHLTADLIYALGLVITGLPALLTRRMNPRSVPVMVWGNVRSGIADNAIPESGSLRGTLRLMDRAGWDLAEPLVRELVADLLAPTRVGFTVNYLRGVPPVDNDAACTAVLAAAVGAAVGAGGVAVAEQSTGAEDFAEFLGYAPGALARLGVWDGVGPQVDLHSPGFWADERAIAVAVRLFVHTALESLSLPPSAPDRAVG